The genomic segment ttcatttcatttcaggtgaaatttgttgaatttttaatttcttgcagtttgtccttttccttttcatttaattttctattttactctgtttggttgctgagaaaactGTAGAAATGCGAAGAAATACTAGCTTCGGAACACTATAGCGTTTTTGTAATGTTACTGTAGGAAGGAAATGATATTGATAATTAGAATATGTTTTTGTAGGTGAAGTTCAAGGGAAAATCATGCCGGACGTGCAAGCTCTTGTTAATGATTTTCTTATCAAGCTTAAGAAACGgtgattattttcattaatgtttcactAATTGCGTGTGTTAAgtgattttttcttaacaaggttattttgttttttgttgtttatttggcAGTAAGATTGAGGGCTCGCAGGCCACGGCGAGGCACACAGCAGAACTGTTAAGATCAGTTATTTCACAGCAGCGAGTTCCCTACACGAATCAGGCTGGGGCTTTAATTGATGCTGTGAGGGCTGTTGGTGAGAAGCTGATTGCTGCTAATCCTGTTGGTGagtatttgatttgataaaatgaATGTTAGTCTAGTGTTGTTTTAGGCTAATGAGTCATGGGCTGGTTTCTTATAGAGTCttgtattttgttgtttttggtaATGTTTCTGTTGTTGTATACATTTGTTTGCAGAGCTTGCTGTGGGTAATATTGTGAGGCGTGTTTTGCACATTATTAGGGAGGAGGATCTTTCTTTGACAACAGCTGCTATTGCGGGGTTGAATTTATCAGCGGCAAGTGATGgggatgacgacgacgacgggGAGCAAGATGAGCATACAGTTCTATCAGCtgctgttgttgctgctgctgcaagAAGCACTTTGCGTCCTCCTTCCTTGCAAACCCTGCTGGAGGACATGCCTGAGTCAGCAGCTATTCCCCGTACTTCTTCGTCAGGAGGTGATTCTGAAGGAAAAAGCAAATGTGAGTTTCTTATTTGAATGGATGGTCGttctaagtgtttttttttttatgattgcaCACAGTATGCCAGTCGATCATTTTGCACATTAAATAGTTTCATTTGGTTGAACAAGTATTTATCTGAAACTCAGATGATTGTGGTGGTCTAGCATATGTTGTGTGTGTGATGGAGCATTTTGATATGTGAGGACTTTTTCTGTAACAGCTGCTGATAAAAGTTCAAGAACTCGAAAGTTGAAGCATGATGTCATTGAAGCAGTTAATGAGCTTATTCAAGATATTACCACTTGTCATGAACAGATTGCTGAACAAGCCATAGAACATATTCatcaaaagtaatttttctCAATCAAGCTTTGACCATTAAGTTCATTTTTTCCCTATGAgctccttttctttgttttggtttgtgttGCTGGCACTAAAGTTCCATTTGACATACAAGAATTGATATGATGGTCTCtggttcatttttatttttgtccctATTATggtttttactttaattttgtCATGCATACAGTTTTTCATTCACAAGTATCCATGGACATGCTTGTAGTCTGTAATCGGTCCTCAGATTTCATAAGTAGTGTATTTAGTTTGATTCTGAATAGAGCTTTATGTTTTCTCATAGCAGTTAGCAGTACTAGAGTAATTTTACTCAAATTACTAGTATTTGAGTTGAGGCGAATTGAGTGAAAAAATTAGAGGCAATTGAGTCTATGCCATGGGTTATCATGGGATACTGGGATGTCTTCATTCATCAATCATCTCTATGCTGTGGGTTATTATGGTTCATGGGGTAGCAATTTTTAAATGAGGTGTCTTGGTATCACTTTTAATATCCTGTGAGCTCCTTTTTTGTGCCTTCAATGTTAAAGTTTGATCTTTGAACTGACTGTTGGAATTTCAAATGAGGATGTGatattatctttcaattttgttatcTTTCCAATTTTTCAGTGCTAAATTTCTCTTGCAAAGAGAATATGTCCCTGGTTTAAGTAAAGTTTCAATCAGTTATCTCAATTGCATGGCTTTTAGCCTTGTGGATGCTTTATCAGTAGCCAACAATTTCACCCTCCTAGTGTATATTCTTACATAAGTTCTCCTGTTCACATGTACAAGGTCATGCCCTCTTTCATTGAGTAATTTGAAAACACTCCTATTGTAAACTTTCAGTTTCCATGACATAGATTTTTAATTGCTAGATGTATTAATTCATTGCTTTTGACACTTTCTTTTATTGACTCGATTGTTAAACACATCTTTTCAGTGAGGTAATATTAACATTAGGTGGTTCAAAGACAGTGTTGGAATTTCTTTATGCTgcgaaggaaaagaaaagatcaTTCCGGGTTTTTGTCGCTGAGGGTGCTCCGAGGTGAGTACAAGTCGCTTGGTGTTAGTTACAGGGCTGGATAACTATTTTAAGTCTTCTCTTTGttaaaatacaagttttttcaTTGTCAATTGGTACTTAACTAGGTATCAAGGGCATCTTCTTGCAAAAGAATTGGTTGCAAGAGGTTTACAGACTACTTTGATTACTGACTCTGCAGTTTTTGCCATAATTTCCCGAGTGAACATGGTAAGAGGGAgtctaggtttttttctttccttctctatTTTTTAGTATTGGTATGCGGCCTATTTTAACCCGCCTTAAATTTGTTATGTAAAGGTCATAGTTGGAGCTCATGCTGTAATGGCCAACGGTGGTGTGATAGCACCTGTCGGGCTCAATATGGTTGCACTTGCAGCTCAAAAGCATGCTGTACCTTTTGTTGTGCTTGCGGGCAGTCACAAGGTAATTTAGCAAAATAATATCCGTACTTGCCCCTAGAGTTTTGGTAGCAAGCAAACAAACTGCCATATTTGAATTGTTTGCTCTATTTTTGTTATGAACGGTATGCTGCTGTTATGCTGCTCAACTTGTGACAGGAAAAGAAGACAACTAAATGGTAATAAATGGAATGTCTATTCTGTGACCCAGAAGATGTTTGGCATCCCTTCTCAGCTCTTTATTCTGTTAGTGTCAGTCTTTGTTCAGTGGTCCAGAAGATGTTTGTCATTTCCTTATCAGCTTCTTTATTCTGTTAGTGTCAGTCTTTATTTGCTGGGCCATGGTGGCAGCTCATGCTGCTGACTTAGCAAAACCCTAATAGGCTATAAATTGATTGACTTATAACTTATAAGCATAAAAATTGCAAGTTATAACAAAGAACTCTTGCGTTTGGTGTTCCTAAACGCTTAATATTTTGTCTTTTGTAGCTTCTTGTGTTCTTCTGaactcaaatcattttttatcaaattgatttcttgaatttttttccccTAATGTTTAGTTTCTAGAAATCTAGTACTCATGACATGGATGAAAATTCCCAGAGAGGTCAAAAGTTGTTTATGAATCCAAAGATGAAGCCAAagggagaaaaacaaatatgtgatttctttgttgaattgtaaCTGGATGGTGAAAACAGTAGGTAAAATGACTTGGATAATGTTAATGACATCTGTGGTGATAATTATGACTTtgacatttaaaaattattgtaattctTTGTTTGGCCCTTCTTACACTTGGTTGTTTTTCCTGCATGGCAGTTGTGTCCCCTTTACCCTCACAATCCTGAGGTCTTACTTAATGAATTGAGATCTCCATCTGAGCTGCTGGATTTTGGAGAATTCTCAGATTGCTTGGATTTTGGGAGTGGCACTGGCTCTCCTCTTCTTCATGTTGTCAATCCAGCATTCGATTATGTGCCACCGAAGCTTGTTAGTCTGTTTATCACTGACACGTAAGTCATAGTACTTTTGAGGACATCATCTATTTTGG from the Populus nigra chromosome 1, ddPopNigr1.1, whole genome shotgun sequence genome contains:
- the LOC133682289 gene encoding uncharacterized protein LOC133682289 is translated as MPDVQALVNDFLIKLKKRKIEGSQATARHTAELLRSVISQQRVPYTNQAGALIDAVRAVGEKLIAANPVELAVGNIVRRVLHIIREEDLSLTTAAIAGLNLSAASDGDDDDDGEQDEHTVLSAAVVAAAARSTLRPPSLQTLLEDMPESAAIPRTSSSGGDSEGKSKSADKSSRTRKLKHDVIEAVNELIQDITTCHEQIAEQAIEHIHQNEVILTLGGSKTVLEFLYAAKEKKRSFRVFVAEGAPRYQGHLLAKELVARGLQTTLITDSAVFAIISRVNMVIVGAHAVMANGGVIAPVGLNMVALAAQKHAVPFVVLAGSHKLCPLYPHNPEVLLNELRSPSELLDFGEFSDCLDFGSGTGSPLLHVVNPAFDYVPPKLVSLFITDTGGHNPSYMYRLIADYYSADDLVVRRRIASGN